From one candidate division KSB1 bacterium genomic stretch:
- a CDS encoding uroporphyrinogen decarboxylase, which yields MTEEQWRLLLDVVSGRPVSPLPVAFIIDSPWLPNWYGIQILDYFTSEELWFQANLQAVRQFPQVLFLPGFWAEYGMCTEPSAFGVRCVFPPNEFPQVHKLLRSIEEAAELPQPDPRTDGLLPFVLNRLKHARPRIEEAGHQIRFAVARGPLNIAAHLLGTTEFLTAMMLEPEKTESLLHKITSFLRDWLELQMETFPTIDGVFLLDDMIGFIGPREFERFGFPFFKRLFDYPVSVRFLHNDADCRASAPYLPDMGVNLFNMGFEVSLNDLKQMTRNEVALMGNIPPRDVLAAGTPDTVRAAVQELIASLSDRRRILLSCGGGMPPGVRTENLVAFLEGAWGQQGAGL from the coding sequence ATGACCGAGGAGCAGTGGAGGCTTCTTCTCGATGTGGTCAGCGGGAGACCGGTGAGCCCGCTTCCCGTGGCTTTCATTATCGATAGTCCCTGGCTTCCGAACTGGTACGGCATCCAAATCCTCGACTATTTCACGAGCGAAGAGCTCTGGTTCCAGGCCAATCTGCAGGCTGTGAGGCAATTTCCCCAGGTTCTCTTCCTGCCCGGCTTCTGGGCTGAGTACGGGATGTGCACGGAGCCCTCCGCGTTTGGCGTCCGTTGCGTATTTCCTCCCAATGAGTTCCCCCAGGTGCACAAGCTTCTGCGCTCGATCGAAGAGGCTGCGGAGCTGCCGCAGCCCGATCCGCGCACCGATGGGTTGCTACCCTTTGTCTTGAACCGCTTGAAGCACGCGCGGCCCCGGATCGAAGAGGCAGGGCATCAGATCCGCTTCGCGGTTGCCCGGGGTCCGCTGAACATCGCGGCCCACCTCCTGGGCACCACGGAATTCCTGACCGCCATGATGCTTGAGCCGGAAAAAACCGAAAGCCTCCTCCACAAAATCACCAGCTTTCTGAGGGATTGGCTAGAGCTCCAGATGGAGACCTTTCCCACCATTGACGGGGTTTTCCTGCTCGACGACATGATCGGCTTCATTGGACCGCGCGAATTCGAACGGTTTGGCTTCCCATTCTTCAAGAGGCTCTTCGATTATCCAGTGTCGGTTCGCTTCCTTCACAACGATGCCGACTGCAGGGCCTCGGCTCCTTATCTACCGGATATGGGGGTGAATCTCTTCAACATGGGGTTCGAGGTCTCGCTGAATGACCTCAAGCAAATGACGCGGAACGAAGTCGCCTTGATGGGAAATATCCCGCCCCGTGACGTGCTCGCCGCCGGCACTCCGGACACAGTACGTGCGGCGGTGCAGGAGCTAATCGCTTCCCTCTCGGACCGCCGACGGATCCTCCTTTCCTGCGGTGGGGGAATGCCCCCCGGGGTGAGGACCGAGAACCTCGTGGCGTTTCTTGAGGGGGCTTGGGGCCAACAAGGGGCCGGCCTGTGA
- a CDS encoding MFS transporter, producing the protein MESQTARLKLKEKVGYAVGDTASNLFFQTFMLFLMYFYTDVFGLPAAAVGTMFLITRIWDAVNDPIMGMIADRTNSRWGKFRPYLLWAAIPFGIMGILTFTTPNLSTSGKLIYAYVTYTLMMMAYTAVNVPYSALMGVITPDSMERTEISSYRFVAAFVGGVIVQASTMSMVRYFGRGNEAVGWRSAMSVLSVLAVSLFVVTFLTTKERVYPPKGQKSNFRQDLKDLFTNVPWLLIAGATVMQLMYIVTRNSSIMYYFKYYVQDQRLNLFGKVIALPFDTFASSFMLSGTIATILGAVLAKWFAKVLDKRNTYAGFLALSSLLTTCYYFIKPQEVVLIYLINILLSFLLGPVSVLQWAMYTDTADYGEWKKGRRATGLVMSASLFALKLGLTLGGAVSGWILGYYGFVANQPQTPETLYGIRMLMSFYPAIPGLVGAALMIFYPLSNRMMKKIEQDLAERRRAVAQSALA; encoded by the coding sequence ATGGAGTCCCAGACTGCACGACTCAAGCTGAAAGAGAAGGTGGGTTACGCTGTGGGGGATACAGCTTCGAATCTCTTCTTCCAGACCTTCATGCTCTTCCTGATGTACTTCTACACCGATGTCTTCGGACTACCCGCCGCGGCTGTGGGCACTATGTTCCTGATCACACGCATATGGGACGCCGTCAATGACCCCATCATGGGCATGATCGCCGATCGGACGAACAGCCGCTGGGGCAAGTTTCGCCCGTACCTGCTGTGGGCGGCCATCCCCTTCGGAATCATGGGGATTCTGACCTTCACAACACCGAATCTCTCAACCTCGGGCAAGCTGATCTACGCCTATGTGACTTACACCCTGATGATGATGGCCTACACGGCGGTGAATGTGCCGTACTCGGCCCTCATGGGGGTAATTACCCCTGACTCAATGGAAAGGACCGAAATCTCCTCCTACCGCTTTGTTGCAGCGTTCGTCGGCGGGGTGATCGTCCAGGCGAGCACGATGTCCATGGTTCGCTACTTCGGACGCGGAAATGAGGCGGTGGGTTGGCGCTCGGCGATGAGCGTGCTTTCTGTGCTGGCGGTCTCGCTCTTCGTGGTGACGTTTCTCACGACCAAGGAAAGGGTCTATCCGCCGAAGGGCCAGAAAAGCAACTTCCGGCAGGACCTGAAAGACTTGTTCACGAACGTGCCGTGGCTTCTGATCGCCGGCGCCACGGTGATGCAGCTGATGTACATCGTCACGCGCAACAGTTCGATCATGTACTACTTCAAGTACTACGTCCAGGACCAGCGCCTAAACCTCTTCGGCAAGGTCATTGCCCTCCCGTTCGACACATTTGCCTCGTCCTTCATGCTTTCCGGCACAATCGCGACGATCCTCGGCGCTGTGCTGGCCAAATGGTTTGCCAAGGTGCTGGATAAGCGGAATACCTACGCCGGATTCCTGGCCCTCAGTTCTCTGCTTACTACTTGCTATTACTTCATCAAACCCCAGGAGGTTGTACTGATCTATCTCATCAACATTCTTCTCTCATTCCTGCTCGGACCTGTGTCCGTTCTCCAGTGGGCCATGTATACCGACACAGCCGACTACGGTGAGTGGAAGAAAGGGCGCCGGGCCACGGGTCTCGTAATGTCGGCCTCCCTCTTCGCACTGAAGCTGGGCCTGACCCTGGGGGGCGCGGTCTCTGGATGGATCCTTGGCTACTATGGCTTCGTGGCGAACCAGCCTCAGACGCCGGAGACGCTCTACGGGATCCGAATGCTGATGAGCTTTTACCCGGCAATCCCGGGGCTTGTAGGCGCTGCGCTCATGATCTTCTATCCGCTCAGCAACCGGATGATGAAGAAGATTGAGCAGGATCTTGCGGAGAGGCGGCGGGCGGTCGCCCAATCGGCTCTTGCCTAA
- a CDS encoding DUF72 domain-containing protein produces the protein MKPIPDNQRHTYVGPAGWSYEDWKGVVYPLKRARGFSELEYLARYFDTIEINTTFYRPPTPWMVREWVRKVEQNRRFRFTAKLWQGFTHEGIAPGSEEERLFREGIAPLLEADRLGALLVQFPWRFKNEAENRLFLSRLLDAFAEYPLVVEFRHASWLRREIFDFLRERNVGFANIDQPVIGRSIPPTSEVTAPIAYVRFHGRNYADWFREDAGRDARYNYLYSDQELEEWADRVRDVERKAKATFLIYNNHYGGKAVVNALQMKAKLTGAAVPVPEPLLAHFPELRSIAAPEGGRQLELGI, from the coding sequence GTGAAACCCATTCCAGATAACCAAAGACACACGTACGTAGGACCTGCCGGGTGGAGCTACGAGGACTGGAAAGGCGTTGTGTACCCACTCAAGAGGGCGCGCGGGTTTTCCGAGCTCGAGTACCTTGCGCGGTACTTCGATACGATCGAAATCAACACCACGTTTTACCGTCCACCCACTCCCTGGATGGTGAGGGAGTGGGTGCGGAAGGTGGAGCAGAACCGGCGCTTTCGCTTTACAGCCAAGCTCTGGCAGGGATTCACGCACGAAGGGATAGCCCCGGGGAGTGAGGAGGAAAGGCTCTTCCGGGAAGGCATTGCCCCTCTTCTCGAAGCAGACAGACTGGGCGCCCTGCTCGTTCAATTCCCCTGGCGGTTCAAGAATGAGGCGGAAAACCGCCTGTTTCTCTCACGCCTCCTCGACGCGTTCGCGGAATATCCCCTTGTGGTCGAGTTCCGACACGCGAGCTGGCTTCGTCGGGAAATCTTCGACTTCCTTCGGGAGCGCAACGTCGGCTTCGCCAACATCGACCAGCCCGTAATCGGGCGATCCATCCCCCCGACGTCGGAAGTGACCGCACCCATCGCCTACGTACGGTTCCACGGACGCAACTACGCGGACTGGTTCCGCGAAGACGCCGGCCGCGATGCTCGCTACAACTACCTCTACTCCGATCAGGAACTGGAGGAATGGGCGGACCGCGTCCGCGACGTGGAGAGGAAGGCCAAGGCGACGTTCCTAATCTACAACAACCACTACGGCGGCAAGGCGGTGGTCAACGCCCTCCAGATGAAGGCAAAGCTCACGGGAGCGGCCGTTCCTGTACCTGAGCCCCTGCTCGCCCATTTTCCCGAGCTCCGATCAATCGCAGCTCCGGAAGGTGGGCGTCAGCTTGAACTCGGGATTTAG
- a CDS encoding MFS transporter, which produces MGESRAGLEGSGGRVGNFRWVIVGLVFLATTINYVDRMVMGILAPTLQREIQWSEHEYGYIVTAFTTAYAIGLVSMGRLTDVVGTKIGYAIALVGWSLAAMAHALARSPFGFAAARFGLGLFEAGNFPSAVKTVAEWFPKKERALATGLFNAGTNVGAILAPLIVPWLTLRWGWQEAFLVTGGLGFLWLFLWFGLYDRPERHRLLTRQEFEYIRSDPPDPEAKIPWRTLILHRETWAFATGKFLTDAAWWFYLFWIPKFLNERYGIGLTHVGLPLIVIYLSADLGSIGGGWLSSFFIRRGWSIDRSRKLAMLICALCVTPVTLASQAGSAWLAVGLFSLATASHQGWSANLFTLVTDMFPRKAVGSVVGLGGMAGAISGMLIASFTGWVLELTGSYVMPLLFAGVAYLLSLLIINLLVPEVRQVEFD; this is translated from the coding sequence GTGGGCGAAAGCAGGGCTGGTCTGGAAGGAAGCGGGGGGCGAGTCGGCAACTTCCGATGGGTGATCGTGGGGTTGGTTTTCCTGGCCACCACGATCAACTACGTGGATCGGATGGTGATGGGTATCCTGGCCCCGACATTGCAGAGAGAGATCCAGTGGTCGGAGCACGAGTACGGCTATATCGTTACCGCATTTACGACGGCCTACGCCATCGGCCTGGTGTCCATGGGAAGACTCACGGATGTGGTGGGCACCAAGATTGGGTACGCGATCGCTCTCGTGGGCTGGAGCCTTGCCGCCATGGCTCATGCCCTGGCCCGCTCGCCCTTTGGATTCGCTGCCGCTCGTTTCGGCCTGGGACTGTTCGAAGCCGGGAACTTCCCCTCCGCCGTCAAGACGGTGGCCGAGTGGTTCCCCAAGAAGGAGAGAGCTCTGGCTACCGGCCTGTTTAATGCCGGGACGAATGTGGGAGCGATCCTGGCCCCCCTGATCGTTCCTTGGCTAACCCTTCGCTGGGGATGGCAGGAGGCATTTCTCGTCACAGGCGGACTCGGCTTCCTCTGGCTGTTCCTGTGGTTTGGCCTTTACGACCGGCCCGAGCGGCATCGCCTGCTCACCAGGCAGGAGTTCGAGTACATTCGCTCAGATCCCCCGGATCCGGAGGCGAAAATTCCGTGGCGGACCTTAATCCTGCACCGCGAGACGTGGGCCTTCGCGACCGGCAAATTCCTTACCGACGCGGCATGGTGGTTCTACCTGTTCTGGATCCCGAAATTCCTCAATGAGCGGTACGGCATCGGGCTGACTCACGTTGGATTGCCCCTGATCGTGATTTACCTGTCGGCCGACCTGGGAAGCATTGGAGGCGGATGGCTGTCGTCGTTCTTCATTAGGCGAGGCTGGTCGATCGATCGGAGCCGGAAGCTGGCCATGCTCATTTGCGCCCTGTGCGTCACCCCCGTCACCCTCGCCTCGCAGGCGGGGTCGGCTTGGCTTGCGGTGGGACTGTTCAGCCTCGCAACCGCTTCGCACCAGGGCTGGTCGGCCAACCTGTTTACCCTTGTGACGGATATGTTCCCTCGCAAGGCCGTGGGGTCCGTTGTAGGCCTGGGGGGAATGGCGGGGGCGATCAGCGGTATGCTTATCGCCAGCTTCACGGGATGGGTCCTCGAGCTCACCGGGAGCTACGTAATGCCACTGCTGTTCGCGGGCGTGGCCTACCTTTTGTCGCTCCTCATCATCAATCTCCTTGTCCCTGAGGTGCGGCAGGTGGAGTTTGACTGA
- a CDS encoding DUF362 domain-containing protein: MSEAARRDQPDGGISRRTFLRWVGLAGAGMVVGRSWASGSTVAERAGTRGGATLVAVTEVSTYERALIRQKVQHLFESLGGISDLVGPGTKVAIKLNLTGGSGTAYHFRLGGKDIRDTMWTHPEVLRAVGELLIDCGVRPSDLYIVEALWDRASYYNFGYRDVQTSLGAQFVDLNAAPFVQASVGEPHFRYESFVLNRILQEVHVYVSIPKLKHHYEAGITGALKNQIGITPLSYYKRSSSDGNRSKLHYGQEGENVGTHLPRAICDLNLVRPVHLAVIDGVKNALGGEGAWNPTFVPAESHVLLAGKDPIATDAIAALLLGLNPEEETLPLPDGVRRCDNHLDLLRQCGKGTNRLSEIQVVGDGAGRVTGVWHGQEKGLAERPRILWSYPNPFNAVTRVHFEVPAAGWVELETFDAVGRRVGRLYKGWVPAGEHQVSWDARGLPSGVYFCRLQYGRTYHTTRLVLER; this comes from the coding sequence GTGTCTGAGGCGGCACGAAGAGACCAACCGGATGGCGGCATTTCGCGGCGCACGTTCCTGAGGTGGGTTGGCCTCGCCGGAGCGGGGATGGTCGTTGGCCGGTCGTGGGCCTCTGGAAGCACCGTGGCGGAGAGAGCGGGGACCAGAGGCGGGGCGACCCTCGTCGCTGTGACCGAGGTTTCCACCTACGAACGCGCCCTGATCCGGCAGAAGGTCCAGCACCTGTTCGAATCCCTCGGGGGCATCTCAGACCTCGTGGGCCCGGGGACTAAGGTCGCAATCAAGCTCAACCTAACCGGGGGTTCCGGGACGGCCTATCACTTTCGTCTGGGAGGAAAGGACATACGAGACACCATGTGGACCCACCCCGAGGTGCTCCGGGCTGTGGGCGAGCTGTTGATCGATTGCGGCGTCCGTCCATCTGACCTGTACATTGTAGAGGCTTTGTGGGACCGTGCGTCCTACTACAATTTTGGCTACCGGGACGTCCAGACAAGTCTCGGCGCGCAGTTTGTGGACTTGAACGCTGCCCCCTTCGTTCAGGCCAGTGTCGGCGAACCCCACTTCCGTTACGAAAGCTTTGTGCTGAACCGGATCCTTCAGGAGGTGCATGTCTACGTCTCGATCCCGAAATTGAAGCACCACTACGAAGCGGGGATCACGGGTGCGCTGAAGAACCAGATCGGCATCACACCCCTCTCGTACTACAAGAGGTCAAGCTCGGACGGGAACCGTTCGAAGCTTCACTACGGCCAGGAGGGCGAGAACGTGGGGACTCACCTTCCGCGGGCAATCTGTGACCTGAATCTGGTTCGGCCTGTCCATCTTGCCGTGATAGACGGTGTGAAAAACGCCCTTGGAGGCGAAGGTGCCTGGAATCCCACGTTCGTGCCGGCAGAATCCCACGTGCTCCTGGCGGGCAAGGATCCGATAGCCACCGACGCGATTGCCGCCCTGCTCTTGGGATTGAACCCCGAAGAGGAGACCCTGCCTCTTCCCGACGGAGTTCGGCGCTGCGATAATCACCTCGATCTCTTGCGCCAATGCGGGAAAGGGACGAACCGCTTGAGTGAGATCCAGGTCGTCGGCGACGGGGCAGGCCGGGTAACGGGAGTGTGGCACGGGCAAGAGAAGGGCTTGGCCGAGCGGCCGAGGATCCTGTGGAGCTACCCCAACCCGTTCAATGCGGTCACGCGTGTTCATTTCGAGGTGCCAGCTGCGGGTTGGGTGGAGCTGGAGACCTTCGACGCGGTAGGGCGGCGCGTTGGCCGGCTGTACAAGGGCTGGGTGCCGGCGGGAGAACACCAGGTGAGCTGGGACGCTCGCGGACTTCCGAGCGGGGTTTACTTCTGCCGACTTCAATACGGCCGGACCTACCATACCACCAGACTGGTGCTCGAGAGATAG
- a CDS encoding glycosyl hydrolase encodes CPEKAVLPAIDKFQRQRYYIEIFNRGSKPFDFRVRASKPWVNVSQTRGRVEKEIRIWVSVDWDRVPAGSHMASLQISGPKGRRVEVEVPVHNPAVPEQEVRGCFVESNGCISIEAEHSARVVNTGSVFWQVIPDLGRTMSGVTPFPVTMPRQTPPGTARLEYDVYLFSSGQVKVVAYLSPTLNFLNTDGLQFAVSFDDEVPQVVNMHAGMTYDDWEERVRNNVVTTSTVHLIQDPGRHVLKIWAVDPGVVLQKIVIDAGGVKPSYLGPPESYRAPLN; translated from the coding sequence AATGCCCGGAGAAAGCCGTCCTGCCCGCCATCGACAAGTTCCAGAGGCAACGGTATTACATCGAGATCTTCAATCGGGGAAGCAAGCCTTTCGACTTTCGCGTCCGCGCCTCCAAGCCTTGGGTGAACGTGAGCCAGACTCGCGGAAGGGTCGAGAAAGAAATCAGGATATGGGTGAGTGTCGATTGGGACAGGGTACCGGCTGGTAGCCACATGGCCAGCCTTCAGATTTCCGGGCCGAAGGGCCGCCGCGTGGAGGTCGAGGTTCCCGTACACAATCCGGCGGTCCCTGAGCAGGAGGTGCGCGGGTGCTTTGTCGAGAGCAACGGCTGCATCTCTATCGAAGCTGAGCACAGCGCGCGTGTGGTGAACACGGGCTCCGTCTTCTGGCAGGTGATCCCAGATCTCGGCCGAACCATGTCCGGTGTCACGCCCTTCCCCGTCACCATGCCCCGCCAGACCCCACCGGGGACGGCCCGCCTTGAGTACGATGTCTACCTCTTCAGCTCGGGGCAGGTGAAAGTGGTTGCCTACCTTTCCCCCACCCTCAACTTCCTAAACACCGACGGTCTGCAGTTCGCCGTGTCCTTTGACGACGAGGTTCCTCAGGTCGTCAATATGCACGCCGGCATGACCTACGACGATTGGGAAGAGAGGGTGCGGAATAACGTCGTAACGACAAGCACCGTACATCTCATTCAGGATCCCGGGCGCCACGTCTTGAAGATCTGGGCAGTGGATCCGGGAGTGGTCTTGCAGAAGATTGTGATCGACGCGGGAGGAGTGAAGCCTTCGTACCTCGGGCCACCAGAAAGCTACCGGGCTCCCCTGAACTGA
- a CDS encoding T9SS type A sorting domain-containing protein: MTRTSIYQVLTAVGVALGSLQLSFARAQEGPDWVRGHLVQVNDNGAWCWYQDERAVVDASAGKLLVGSVASGSGCGGPSRNGNVEAVVLDLTTRQATRYVLTRAGCDDHNAPAFLVRPDGKYLAMYAQHYDTASRYRIFDGASWSPERQFDWSGIPGGTDFSATYSNLHRLAAEGRVYNFVRCYGRSPNFMVSHNLGDTWSYGGLLTYPDVSIGYVNGYFKYWSNGVDRIDFVCTEHHPRDYNTSLYHGYIRRGQSFDSYGTLRDSTIFDKHAPRPADFTLVFAANTVVQGVVMSRCWNIDLQAYKDGTIAVLFKARMNDDPDSPSDDPEHAFLYARFDGRRWQAHYLCRAGKKLYSAEQDYTGLGALHPADPNIVFVSTPYDPRDDSFLGVHEIFRGTTPDSGRTWEWTPVTYHSTRDNLRPIVPAWDGGRTILLWMRGSYFSAQSFDAAIVALIEEEQGTAWPPMVYVDATPQNTRRADGAALDATGPSSAQGAADGRWHLRTGYGNGDTLLTSAELGGEDAPTLTTAVVLSQPGEYDIWVNFWGKPGADWRIKAGLSRDRLQVFRQMACQRVQPGWHSSELVLEEAGGLYLYQAYVGRVHVEAEDTLQVFVDDEAVPAGGSSRSGDRVRTWYDGVSFAAATSGTPVRASGRPQAQVAAGFRLYPSFPNPFNLATRLVFSLDRDGYVRLTVVDPEGRKVATLAEGRMSRGQYSWVWDADGFPSGVYIAVLEVDGSVRSTKMLLIR, from the coding sequence ATGACAAGGACTTCAATCTATCAGGTTCTAACCGCTGTGGGGGTAGCCCTCGGGAGTCTGCAGCTAAGCTTCGCCCGGGCGCAGGAGGGTCCGGACTGGGTTCGTGGACATCTGGTCCAGGTCAATGACAACGGTGCGTGGTGCTGGTACCAGGACGAACGGGCAGTTGTGGACGCGTCGGCCGGCAAGCTTCTGGTTGGGTCGGTGGCCAGCGGCTCGGGCTGCGGCGGGCCCTCTCGGAACGGCAATGTCGAAGCGGTCGTCCTGGATCTCACCACCCGCCAGGCGACCCGATACGTGCTCACGCGTGCCGGCTGCGATGACCACAATGCCCCGGCGTTCTTGGTACGACCCGATGGAAAATACCTGGCGATGTACGCTCAGCACTACGACACAGCCAGCCGGTACCGGATCTTCGACGGGGCCAGCTGGTCGCCGGAGCGCCAGTTTGACTGGAGCGGGATTCCAGGCGGAACCGATTTCTCGGCCACCTACTCGAACCTCCATCGCTTGGCAGCCGAGGGCCGCGTGTACAACTTCGTGCGATGCTACGGTCGCAGCCCCAATTTCATGGTCTCCCACAACCTGGGCGACACTTGGTCGTATGGGGGCCTTCTAACATATCCCGACGTGTCCATCGGGTACGTGAACGGATACTTCAAGTACTGGAGCAACGGTGTCGACCGGATCGACTTTGTGTGCACCGAGCACCACCCCCGCGACTATAACACAAGCCTCTACCACGGCTACATCAGACGCGGGCAGAGCTTTGACTCCTACGGCACACTGCGGGACTCGACGATCTTCGATAAGCACGCACCAAGGCCTGCCGATTTTACTCTCGTCTTCGCCGCCAATACCGTCGTCCAAGGCGTCGTGATGAGCCGCTGCTGGAACATTGACCTGCAGGCCTACAAAGACGGCACGATCGCCGTCCTATTCAAAGCCCGGATGAATGACGACCCCGATTCGCCTTCGGACGATCCTGAGCACGCCTTTCTGTACGCGCGTTTCGACGGTCGCCGCTGGCAGGCCCACTACCTGTGTCGTGCGGGCAAGAAGCTGTACAGCGCGGAACAGGACTATACGGGGCTGGGAGCTCTCCACCCTGCGGATCCCAACATCGTGTTTGTTTCGACGCCGTATGATCCCAGGGACGATTCGTTCCTCGGCGTGCACGAGATTTTCCGGGGCACGACCCCCGACAGCGGAAGGACGTGGGAATGGACCCCCGTGACCTATCATTCCACCCGCGATAATCTCCGACCCATCGTGCCCGCTTGGGACGGCGGGAGGACCATCCTCCTCTGGATGCGGGGGAGCTACTTTAGCGCGCAGTCCTTCGACGCCGCAATCGTGGCGCTGATCGAGGAAGAGCAGGGGACCGCATGGCCGCCCATGGTCTACGTGGATGCGACACCCCAAAACACACGACGGGCCGATGGTGCGGCCCTGGATGCCACTGGACCAAGCAGTGCCCAGGGTGCGGCAGACGGCCGGTGGCACCTACGGACAGGCTACGGCAACGGCGACACGCTGCTTACCTCGGCCGAGCTGGGGGGCGAAGATGCCCCTACGCTGACCACGGCTGTTGTCCTGTCCCAGCCGGGGGAATATGACATCTGGGTCAACTTCTGGGGCAAGCCAGGTGCGGACTGGAGGATCAAGGCGGGCCTGTCTCGTGACCGCCTCCAGGTCTTTCGCCAGATGGCCTGTCAGCGTGTCCAGCCAGGGTGGCACTCCTCGGAGCTCGTCCTCGAGGAGGCTGGCGGCCTATATCTTTACCAGGCCTACGTGGGACGGGTTCACGTGGAAGCCGAGGACACCCTTCAGGTGTTCGTGGATGACGAAGCCGTTCCGGCGGGCGGAAGCTCCCGGAGCGGGGACAGGGTCCGAACCTGGTACGATGGCGTAAGCTTCGCCGCAGCCACTTCTGGTACTCCGGTGCGAGCGTCGGGCCGCCCGCAGGCTCAGGTGGCGGCGGGTTTTCGCCTGTACCCGAGTTTCCCCAACCCGTTCAACTTGGCCACTCGCTTAGTTTTCTCCCTCGATCGCGATGGATACGTGAGGCTGACCGTGGTTGACCCCGAGGGGCGGAAGGTGGCGACGCTCGCGGAGGGACGGATGAGCCGCGGTCAGTACAGCTGGGTGTGGGATGCAGACGGCTTTCCGTCCGGCGTGTACATCGCCGTGCTCGAGGTGGACGGATCGGTGCGGTCGACAAAGATGCTGCTTATCCGGTGA